A window of Verrucomicrobiia bacterium genomic DNA:
ATCCCCGGCCAGCCCGTCGCTCACGTCGATCATCGCTCGAACCCGGAAGTGCTCCGCCAGCCACGCCGCCTCGGCCAGTCGTGGCTCGAAGTTCAGATGATGCCCCGCCAATGACCCCCCCAGTTCGCCGCTGACGAAAATCGCATCCCCCGCCCGCGCCCCCGAACGCCGGACCGCACGCTCCCGCGCCACCGTCCCCACCGCCGCCACCCCCACCGTCAACCCCCCGGTTGACCGGCCGGTCTCCCCCCCGACAATCGCCACCCCCCACCGTGCCGCCAACGCTTTCAGCCCCCCGTACAACCCCTCCAAACGGACCGGATCCGGCGGCGCCGGCACCCCCAGCGTGATGACCGCCGCCACCGGCCGGGCCGCCGCCGCCGCGAAATCGCTCAGGACCCGCCCCAATGCCTTGTGCCCGATCCGTTCCGGATCCGCATCCGGCGTGAAATGGACCCCCTCGACCACCGCGTCCGTCTTGAACACCAGCCAGCAGTCCGGAATTCCCAGGTCCAGCAACGCGCAGTCGTCCCCCGGCCCCGCCACCACCGAAGCGTTGGTCGGCAAATCCCGCGTCAACCGGGCAATCAATTCAAACTCGTTCATCGTCAGCCGCCCGGCTCAACCCCCAGCAGCCAGGCAAAGTTGATCCCATTGAACAGCGCATGGCTCAGGATCGGTACCGTCAGATCCCCCGTCCGCTCATACATCCAGGTCCAGAACAGACCCAGCACCCAAAGCGGCAGAATCGCCGCCGCATTCAGGTGGATCAGCGCAAACAAGAGCGATACCCCCATCGCCCCAGCCACCCGCCACCCCCGGTCCCGCACCACCGGCCACAGTATCCCCCGGAACAACACCTCCTCCACCACCGGCGCCGTCACCACCGCAAACAAAAACAACACCCCGATCTCCCATCCCGCCCCCGCCCCCGCCCGCCGCACAGCCTCCACCGACGCCTGGGAATCGTAAGGAATCGATGCCCACTCCAGCAGCCAGATGCTCCCCTGGTGAATCCCCCAAGCCCCAACAAGGGCCGGCACGGTCCAGAACATCGCCGCCCTCCATCGCCCCGGCCAGCCCGCCCGAAACAACCCAAACGCCCCCCGCCACCGAAGCCCGTGCGCCCGCACGATCCCGTGCACCACGCAAAGAGCCACCCCATGGAACAGCCCCGTTCCCACCGCCAGCAACCACGCAGGTCGCGGCACCTCGGTCACCCCAACCCCTCGGGCCAACCCCTCCATCGCCAGTCCGCTCAACGCCATGCCCACCGGCAACAGCAGCAGAAAGCGCAGGGTCGAGTCGGATTCCCACAAACGCACGGACGACACCCGCTCAGGCTATCGGCCCCGAAGCGCCCCGAAAAGCCGCGTCTCCACGCCTCCATCCCCTTTTTATCCACTTGAACTTCAACTCCAAGCGGCACTATCGCATTGACACCGGGAGGCAGATTTTTAGATTGCCCCCCGCTGGATCACGAATCGACTATCTAGGAACACCGCTATGAATTCTTTTCTCTCGATGGGTGGGATCGTTGCGCGCCTGACGGTGGGCGCCGCACTTGTGGGCATGGCCGCAGTCGCGTCAGTGGCGCAAGCGTCCGTGGAGAAGGGCTCGGCCAAGGTGGTCGCCGTCTATGGCTCGGTGGAAGTCTCCGTGGACGGCTCGACGTGGACCTCCGCCCAACGCGGCGAAACCCTCCGCGAAGGCGCCCGAATCCGCACCGCCGACGCTGCGGCCCTCGACCTCGACCTCGGTCGCAATGGTTCCCTCCTCCGCATCCTCCAGGACTCCAGTGTCGCCTTGACGGCTCTCTCCTATCAGCAAACGGGGGTCGAGACCATCGTCAATACCCAGATCGACCTCGAAGCCGGTCGCGTCGCCGGTCACGTCCGCAAGCTCTCCGCCGCTTCCAAGTACGAAATCAGAACCCCCAAGGTGCTCGCCGCCGTGCGTGGCACCCGCTATGAAGTCTCCTCCGAAGGAGATGTGGTCGTCGCCGAAGGTTCCGTGGTCGTGGTCTCCTACCAGGAAGACGGCACCCTCCTCACCCGCGTGGTGAATGGCGCCGAGGCTTTCAGCCCCGTCTCCGGCAACGTGGACGTCGCCTCCGACCAGGCTCTGGCCGACATCGGCGGATCCGCCTCCTCCGTTCCGGGCATCGTCGCCCTCCCGGGCCTTCAAGGGAAGCTGTTCGATGACGGCACCTCGGTGGATCGCGTGCTCCTCCCCGTGGCCGTTCATGTCTCCCGCAGTCAGCCGTCCGACGCTGGCTACTCCACGGGCGGCGAATAGTGCATCGCTGGGGCGGGAACGAAGCGCTGCTCGCACGGGCCCGTACCGGGCCGGACGCTTCAAAGCCCCCGCCCTCCCACTCGGCTCTCCATGCAACCCGGGGTGAATGAACCCCGGGTTTTCCTTTGGTGGGAACAACACCCGGCATCAGACCCACCGCCGTTCGCAACCGCTTCCAAGGCCACGAATGCCCGCCATGCGCATCGCCGTCTGTCCCGGCAGCTTCGATCCCATCACCAATGGGCACTTGGACGTCATCCAACGCGCCTCTCGCCTCTTCGATCGCGTGGTGGTGGCCATCGCCGCCAGTGAAGCCAAGGGACCCCTGTTCACCCTGCCCGAACGGATCGAACTGGTCCGCCAGTCCGTCAACCACCTCCCCAACGTGGACGCCGAAGACTTCTCCGGGTTGCTGGTGGAGTACGTCGCCCGCCGCGGTGCCCATGTCATCATCCGTGGCCTGCGGGCCGTCTCCGACTTCGAGTTCGAGTTCCAACTCGCCCTGATGAACCGAAAACTCAACGAGTCGGTCGAAACCCTCTTCATGATGCCCCGCGAATCCTACACCTTTCTGAGCTCGCGCCTGGTGAAGGAAATCGCCAGACTCGGAGGCGATGTGACCGAGTTCGTCCCGCCGCCCGTCCTGACGGCGTTGCGGAACCGGCTAACCTCCAACCCCCTATGAGGTGTTATGGCCATCCTCCTCTCCCTTGCCGCCCTCCGTCAGGGCGCCGTTCAGTTGTCGGGCGAAATCTCCCCGGAGACCTTGGGGTTCGAAACCTTGGATCCCTGCGTGGAATCCCATCGCCCCTTCCAATACGACCTGCGCGCCGAATTGCTGGGCTCTGAAATCCTGCTCGAAGGACGCCTGGAAACCCTGCTCGACTGCCAGTGCGTGCGCTGCCTCGAACCCTTCGAGTGGCGCCTCCTCGTGGAACCTTGGACAGCCCTCCTGCCGTTGGAAGGCGAAGACGCCCCGCCCATGATCAATGAGTCGGTGGACTTGACGCCCCAGATTCGTGAGGATAGCCTCCTCGCCCTTCCGCAGCACCCTGTGTGCCGGCCGGAGTGCCGGGGGATCGCAGGGCAAGCAGGGCTCGATCCGAATCACAGCTCCGCGGAAGGCCCACCCGGGAAGTCCGCCCCGGCCCGTACCCCCGGTACGGCCGTGTCGGCCCATTCGGCGTGGAGTGCACTCGATACCTTGAAACTGGATTGAAGATTTTATGGGAGTTCCCAAGCGCAAACCGTCCCGCAGCCGCCAACGCATGCGGCGGGCCTACAACAGCGTCCTGCGCCTGCCGCAGTTGAGCACCTGTCCCCAATGCAGCGCCCCCTACGTGCCTCACCGGGTCTGCCCCGCCTGTGGCTACTACAAGGGTCGCCAGGTCATCACCGTCCAGGCTTTCGCCTGA
This region includes:
- a CDS encoding thiamine-monophosphate kinase: MNEFELIARLTRDLPTNASVVAGPGDDCALLDLGIPDCWLVFKTDAVVEGVHFTPDADPERIGHKALGRVLSDFAAAAARPVAAVITLGVPAPPDPVRLEGLYGGLKALAARWGVAIVGGETGRSTGGLTVGVAAVGTVARERAVRRSGARAGDAIFVSGELGGSLAGHHLNFEPRLAEAAWLAEHFRVRAMIDVSDGLAGDLRHILRASGVGAELLARSVPIHRAAKVRSRSGNGAKPPLLAALTDGEDFELLFAVAPGDAVRVLDGWKERFPKVRLTCVGRVTSEGGLRLRDAQGVHELPEYGYLHFG
- a CDS encoding CPBP family intramembrane metalloprotease is translated as MSSVRLWESDSTLRFLLLLPVGMALSGLAMEGLARGVGVTEVPRPAWLLAVGTGLFHGVALCVVHGIVRAHGLRWRGAFGLFRAGWPGRWRAAMFWTVPALVGAWGIHQGSIWLLEWASIPYDSQASVEAVRRAGAGAGWEIGVLFLFAVVTAPVVEEVLFRGILWPVVRDRGWRVAGAMGVSLLFALIHLNAAAILPLWVLGLFWTWMYERTGDLTVPILSHALFNGINFAWLLGVEPGG
- a CDS encoding FecR domain-containing protein, whose translation is MNSFLSMGGIVARLTVGAALVGMAAVASVAQASVEKGSAKVVAVYGSVEVSVDGSTWTSAQRGETLREGARIRTADAAALDLDLGRNGSLLRILQDSSVALTALSYQQTGVETIVNTQIDLEAGRVAGHVRKLSAASKYEIRTPKVLAAVRGTRYEVSSEGDVVVAEGSVVVVSYQEDGTLLTRVVNGAEAFSPVSGNVDVASDQALADIGGSASSVPGIVALPGLQGKLFDDGTSVDRVLLPVAVHVSRSQPSDAGYSTGGE
- the coaD gene encoding pantetheine-phosphate adenylyltransferase produces the protein MRIAVCPGSFDPITNGHLDVIQRASRLFDRVVVAIAASEAKGPLFTLPERIELVRQSVNHLPNVDAEDFSGLLVEYVARRGAHVIIRGLRAVSDFEFEFQLALMNRKLNESVETLFMMPRESYTFLSSRLVKEIARLGGDVTEFVPPPVLTALRNRLTSNPL
- a CDS encoding DUF177 domain-containing protein — encoded protein: MAILLSLAALRQGAVQLSGEISPETLGFETLDPCVESHRPFQYDLRAELLGSEILLEGRLETLLDCQCVRCLEPFEWRLLVEPWTALLPLEGEDAPPMINESVDLTPQIREDSLLALPQHPVCRPECRGIAGQAGLDPNHSSAEGPPGKSAPARTPGTAVSAHSAWSALDTLKLD
- the rpmF gene encoding 50S ribosomal protein L32: MGVPKRKPSRSRQRMRRAYNSVLRLPQLSTCPQCSAPYVPHRVCPACGYYKGRQVITVQAFA